One window from the genome of Terriglobales bacterium encodes:
- a CDS encoding SDR family NAD(P)-dependent oxidoreductase, producing the protein MNFSGKVALVTGAGSPRGIGFAIARLLAQLRAKIAITSTTQRIEDCARELSAEGGDVFALAADLCHYDRTQALVQAVLARFGRIDILVNNAGMTQVSRPGATASLPLVELSEQDWDYGIAINLKTAYNVTRAVLPSMLEGKYGRIVNISSTTGPLVSNPRETAYSAAKAAMVGLTRSLALEVARQQITVNAVAPGWIETASSSDQEIIAGKNTPVGRPGRPEEVAAAVAFLASEAASYITGQLIVVDGGNSVQEYKGPSGLYY; encoded by the coding sequence ATGAATTTTTCCGGGAAGGTTGCGCTCGTAACAGGTGCGGGTAGTCCTCGCGGCATTGGTTTCGCGATCGCTCGTCTGCTTGCGCAACTGCGCGCGAAAATTGCAATCACTTCCACAACCCAACGAATAGAGGATTGTGCTCGCGAACTATCGGCAGAGGGCGGCGACGTCTTTGCCCTGGCTGCCGATCTTTGCCATTACGACCGTACTCAGGCGCTGGTACAGGCAGTTCTCGCCCGCTTCGGCCGAATTGACATCCTGGTGAACAACGCAGGCATGACGCAAGTCAGCCGCCCGGGAGCGACCGCCTCGTTGCCGCTGGTCGAACTATCCGAGCAGGATTGGGATTACGGTATCGCGATCAATCTGAAGACCGCTTACAACGTGACCCGCGCCGTGTTGCCCAGCATGTTGGAAGGGAAATACGGGCGGATCGTGAACATTTCTTCCACCACCGGCCCACTGGTGAGCAATCCGCGTGAAACCGCATACAGCGCGGCCAAAGCTGCCATGGTCGGACTTACTCGCAGCCTGGCTCTTGAGGTTGCACGCCAGCAAATTACGGTCAATGCGGTTGCTCCCGGCTGGATCGAGACCGCTTCTTCTTCAGATCAGGAAATCATTGCCGGCAAAAATACTCCCGTGGGTCGCCCCGGCCGTCCCGAAGAGGTGGCTGCTGCGGTCGCGTTTCTGGCCTCGGAAGCAGCCTCTTACATAACCGGCCAGCTCATTGTCGTGGATGGTGGTAACTCCGTTCAGGAATATAAAGGCCCTTCTGGGTTGTACTACTGA